Proteins from a genomic interval of Zingiber officinale cultivar Zhangliang chromosome 2A, Zo_v1.1, whole genome shotgun sequence:
- the LOC122044220 gene encoding uncharacterized protein LOC122044220 gives MLEEALSEQKEMRSEIKQLTQRLENSEKHQKMQDSQIAQIAQSVSRAQGTFPGKPYLNPMEHCNRIELQSEHTVGNPQIMTQMELDSEKGLTLLMPNQTQNKDGEVKLIASQRDEEFHRFLKKVKEICVEVPLLDALHQMPKFVKFLKGILSNRRKKGDFETIALTENCSALLMENPPPKLQDPGSFSIPCKIGSELIPRAFCDLGASVSLLLYSLYKKLDFQNIKLTTMALQLADHSCRYPMGIVEDVLVEVGGCIVPTDFIILDMEEDPKIPIILGRPFLATARAIIDVKSHKLSLEIGKGKIEFDLSNSSICNPSSQGNSHKINIYKEGEYGFYESSPPASSKKYICLARAKLKA, from the exons ATGCTTGAGGAAGCTCTCtcggagcaaaaggagatgaGGAGCGAGATCAAACAACTGACTCAGAGGCTGGAGAACTCAGAAAAACACCAGaagatgcaagacagccagaTAGCCCAAATAGCTCAGTCCGTCTCGAGAGCACAGGGTACATTCCCAGGGAAACCATATTTAAATCCAATGGAACATTGCAATCGCATTGAGCTGCAGAGCGAACATACTGTGGGAAACCCCCAAATCATGACTCAGATGGAGCTTGACTCAGAAAAGGGACTCACTCTCCTAATGCCCAATCAGACGCAAAACAAGGATGGAGAAGTG AAGCTTATAGCATCCCAAAGGGATGAAGAGTTCCACCGGTTTCTGAAAAAAGTCAAAGAGATTTGCGTTGAAGTACCATTGTTAGATGCGCTGCACCAGATGCCgaaatttgtaaaatttttaaagggaatCTTATCCAATAGAAGGAAGAAAGGCGACTTCGAGACTATAGCACTGACAGAGAATTGTAGCGCCCTCCTTATGGAAAATCCTCCACCCAAGCTTCAGGACCCAGGAAGTTTCTCCATACCGTGCAAAATTGGTTCTGAACTTATACCAAGAGCTTTCTGTGACTTGGGAGCCAGTGTCAGCCTGCTCCTGTACTCTTTATACAAGAAGCTGGATTTCCAGAACATTAAATTGACCACGATGGCACTGCAACtagctgaccattcatgcagGTACCCGATGGGAATAGTGGAGGATGTGCTAGTTGAAGTAGGTGGATGCATAGTTCCTACAGATTTCATTATCTTGGACATGGAGGAAGAtcccaagataccgatcatccttggaagaccattccttgccacggCTAGAGCCATCATCGATGTAAAAAGCCataagttatccttggagatcggtAAGGGAAAGATTGAATTTGATTTGtccaattcttccatatgcaacccctcttctcagggaaattctCACAAAATCAACATATACAAAGAAGGGGAGTACGGTTTCTATGAGAGTTCCCCTCCAGCAAGCAGTAAGAAATACATCTGTCTTGCACGAGCGAAACTAAAGGCGTAG